One window of Salmo salar chromosome ssa11, Ssal_v3.1, whole genome shotgun sequence genomic DNA carries:
- the kbtbd13a gene encoding kelch repeat and BTB domain-containing protein 13: protein MCMHRFVVNKVLLEQHCEYFRALFQSGMRECQQDEVHLQGLSARGFVLALRVLDGDRPILGGDEIVEAIECATFLQVESVTKHLTNIINSENCLLMYHTAATYGLWDLSHQAALFIKDMYSDLKEDVVSTLPEDLVEYVESLIPSRYVTVCSHSPTVEQLQDCQRTVCYLDDEDREWKVLSHLPLNTSTTMAGVTVLDNKLYIIGGVHDISKKVVDSGFCYDPESDSWSTISSPQQPRYNFTLVGHEGCLYAIGGEFDRKSMALVEKYSVSTATWHFAANLPCRAANVASTKAMSRIFICLWKPKGVTEIHEYVPERDQWVLVTTLVRDQSYGHCMVGHRDNLYVMRNGPCEDFLMCVMDCYNLTTGQWTALPGQYANSKGALFTSVVRGDSVFTLNRMRTTEFAVEEYRWKTKRETKGFGRIGSMYTFLMRLPKAKTVGNTEVLTDGLEFGNRIDHRRRDSLLQCFD, encoded by the exons ATGTGCATGCAT CGTTTTGTGGTGAACAAAGTCCTACTCGAGCAGCACTGTGAGTACTTCCGAGCCCTCTTCCAGTCGGGAATGCGGGAATGCCAACAGGATGAGGTCCATCTGCAAGGGCTGAGCGCCCGGGGATTTGTGTTGGCGCTCAGGGTCCTGGACGGGGATCGCCCCATCCTGGGTGGTGACGAGATTGTGGAAGCCATAGAGTGTGCCACATTTCTACAGGTGGAGTCTGTGACAAAGCACCTGACCAATATCATCAACTCAGAGAACTGCTTGTTGATGTACCACACGGCCGCGACCTACGGTTTATGGGATCTGTCCCATCAAGCTGCTTTATTCATTAAAGACATGTACTCGGACCTAAAGGAGGATGTTGTGAGCACCTTACCAGAAGACCTAGTGGAGTACGTTGAGTCTCTCATCCCCAGTCGGTACGTCACAGTCTGCAGCCACTCTCCTACCGTCGAGCAGCTCCAGGACTGTCAGAGGACGGTCTGCTACCTGGATGACGAAGATAGAGAATGGAAGGTGCTGAGTCACCTACCCTTAAACACAAGCACCACTATGGCAGGTGTGACCGTGCTAGACAACAAGCTGTACATTATAGGAGGCGTCCACGACATCAGCAAGAAAGTCGTGGACTCTGGCTTCTGCTACGACCCAGAGAGTGACTCCTGGTCCACTATTTCGAGTCCCCAGCAGCCACGCTACAACTTTACGTTAGTGGGCCACGAAGGCTGCCTCTACGCCATCGGTGGGGAGTTCGACCGGAAGTCCATGGCGTTGGTGGAGAAGTACAGTGTCTCCACGGCCACCTGGCACTTCGCCGCTAATCTCCCCTGCAGAGCCGCCAATGTGGCCTCCACCAAAGCCATGAGCCGCATCTTCATCTGCCTCTGGAAACCCAAGGGCGTTACGGAGATCCACGAGTACGTCCCTGAGAGGGACCAGTGGGTCCTGGTCACCACGCTAGTCCGTGACCAGAGCTATGGCCACTGCATGGTGGGCCACAGGGACAATTTGTATGTAATGCGCAACGGGCCCTGCGAAGACTTCCTGATGTGTGTGATGGACTGCTACAACCTGACTACGGGTCAATGGACAGCCTTGCCGGGGCAATACGCAAACAGTAAAGGAGCCCTGTTCACATCGGTAGTAAGAGGGGACTCAGTGTTCACCCTCAACCGCATGAGGACGACGGAGTTCGCCGTGGAGGAGTACAGATGGAAAACCAAGAGAGAGACCAAGGGCTTCGGGCGAATCGGCTCCATGTACACGTTTCTCATGAGACTGCCCAAGGCCAAGACTGTGGGAAACACTGAGGTGTTGACGGACGGGCTGGAGTTTGGGAATCGGATCGACCACAGACGCAGAGACTCTCTGCTACAATGCTTTGACTGA
- the LOC106562636 gene encoding ubiquitin-associated protein 1-like has product MSCLDEVPFKTLLGSLEGPREEVELITAPDITVPDYLTILQETEYMFSLENWVLQGLQGGYPSQPQPPGPRSPSEVLPSSPPYWHLFSSPQESRLASRHSSDFWEPNPRQRSHSLNPVDMRTRVKFVISDSEEEEECSSSESGSGYRSDQRVPGVRNPLQTCTPNVLNLPGSQSGLVTYQRRKNLRQYSLSVLETSRECSQGTPCPPGGPKPLSSSSLPRHPLTRANTENVPSIRHHKPTHPSLSLYLCLPALPSVTSRPLGSHAASVLDSSVELLSALSPEERELLQAITERGYPLRTAIIALQKIGQQSPEQVRLKTQSQTFHRHEFDQFRE; this is encoded by the exons ATGTCCTGTCTGGATGAGGTTCCTTTTAAGACCCTTCTGGGATCTCTGGAAGGGCCCAGGGAAGAGGTGGAGCTGATCACTGCCCCAGACATCACTGTCCCAGACTATCTCACCATACTGCAGGAGACagag TACATGTTCAGCTTGGAGAACTGGGTGCTCCAGGGCCTCCAGGGTGGTTACCCCAGCCAGCCCCAACCCCCCGGCCCCAGATCCCCATCCGAGGTGCTCCCCTCCAGCCCACCCTACTGGCACCTCTTCAGCAGCCCCCAGGAGAGCCGCCTGGCCAGCCGCCACAGCTCTGACTTCTGGGAACCCAACCCCCGCCAGCGCTCCCACAGCCTGAACCCAGTTGACATGCGCACCCGGGTCAAGTTTGTCATCTCCGActccgaggaggaagaggagtgctCTTCGTCGGAGTCTGGTTCAGGGTACAGGTCGGATCAGCGTGTTCCTGGGGTGAGGAACCCACTGCAGACCTGCACCCCTAACGTCCTGAACCTACCTGGCTCTCAGAGTGGTCTGGTGACCTACCAGCGTAGGAAGAACCTCCGCCAGTACTCGCTGTCCGTTCTCGAGACCTCCAGAGAGTGTAGCCAGGGGACCCCCTGCCCCCCAGGAGGACCCAAGCCGCTGTCCTCCTCATCCCTACCCAGACACCCATTGACCAGGGCCAACACAGAGAATGTCCCCTCCATCAGACACCACAAGCCAACCCATCCG TCCCTGAGTCTGTACTTATGCCTGCCGGCCCTTCCCTCGGTGACCTCACGACCCCTGGGTTCCCACGCCGCATCAGTGCTGGACTCCTCAGTGGAGCTGCTGTCCGCGCTGAGCCCCGAGGAGAGAGAGCTGCTGCAAGCCATCACTGAAAGGGGCTATCCGCTCCGCACCGCCATCATCGCCCTGCAGAAGATCGGCCAGCAGAGCCCTGAACAGGTCCGTCTCAAAACACAGTCACAAACATTTCATAGACATGAATTTGACCAGTTTCGAGAATGA